The genomic interval TCACTCGGGCTGCTGGCCATTCTCCTAATGATGGATTCCCTGGTGTGGTCGAAAGCGGTGGTGAAAAAAGTGACCGCCTGCAAACTCTGCCAGTCCATTGTCTGCCGGAAATGCAAACGCGGTGTCATATGCAAGACCTGTTTCAACGCGACCCAGCAGATCCGCAACGAACAAATCAGGCAGCGCATCATGTCCAAAATCCAGTCCCGAACGGTGCGTTTTCGAACTTTTACGGCGATTTTTCTCAACATGTTTTTTCCCGGTTCTGGCCTAGTCTACCGCGGTGCACCCCTCTATCAGTCGCTGTCGCTTGTCGCAACCACCTCCATCATCTATGCGACGTATATTGCCCTGTTCCGCGCAACGTTCAATTTTCCTACATGGACCGTACAAGGACTTATAGCGCAGGCATATCTGGTTCTTGCTGTTTACAACATATTCTTCTTTGGCCAGGGCCTTGTGAAGGGATTTAGAGAACTAACAAAACGGGGTGAATGACATGGCACTCAGGGGCAGCCTCCGCGAATTCGAACTTGCGGAAATCTTTCAATTGATTTCGCGCGACGCAAAAACCGGTCAACTCATTCTTTCGCATGAAGGCCGGGAGGCGTTTGTCATCTTTTCGCAGGGCGCCGTGGTCGCGGCCGGCAACAGTGATCAAAACCTGCAAACACTTCTGTCAAGGTATCTCAAAGCCGTCAAACGGTACTCCGATGATGAAGTCAATGAATTATTGACCGTGTGCCAGGGCGAAATGCGGCTTTTTTCGCAGGAGCTCATCAACAGGAAATATATGACGCAGGAGGAACTCGTGGCCTTTGCGCAAATGGGCATAGAAGACTTGGCATGCAGTCTTTTTCTCTGGGAAGACGGCAATTACCGGTTCGACACCCTCGAAAGCATCCATGAATACATTGTCGCCGGCGTCACTTTTCCTGTGGATGCCATCACCATGGAAGCAATGCGGCGGACCGACGAGTGGAAGCGGATACGGCAGCATATCAAGCCGGACACGGTTTTCACTCCCGCGCAGAAAGTTGCCCCTTCGGCAGCACTGGCGCCTCTTGCCGATCCCTCGGCATATATTCTTTCGTTTGTCAATGGCACCGCGAAGGTTTCATTGATTTGTGAAAAGTCCATCTTCCTTCCCTACCGCGTGTATGAAACCCTGTTCGGATTGTGGCAAAACTCGTCCATTGCCCCGCTTGCGGTAAAACGGGCTCATGCAAAGGCGCCCGGATTGGAACCGGTTCGAAAGCCGGCGGCCGAATTTGCCGCGGCGACAGTTTCGCTGATAGCAATTCTCGGATGGCTGCTCGCCATTTTCGCCTTTTCATACATCGAAAATGCAGTATTGCTCCGCAAAGCCGTTGCAGAGCGCCAACAGGCGATGGCGGATTTGCCGGCGTCGCAAGCGTCACAAAAAATCCGGATCGCCGCTCTTCAATATCATACGTTGCAAGGATCACCGCCTCCTAAGATAAAAACACTTGTTTCAGAAGGCTTGATCACCGAACGGGACCTGTATTCGCACAAAACGGCCCGCCTTCCGAGTACTCCTAATAAATAGCCTCATTTATTCTGGGAGCTTTCCCGAACTTTGCTTGCATATTCTTTCATACAGAACTATATTTTATTAATACTTATGGCTTCGTTGCCTACCGCGGCTCTTGTCAAGATTGCCACGGGGGCTTTGCTGTGGTTTATTGTCCTAACAAAGGGAACCTTAAATGGCGTCAATTAATTATGCGATAAGGGAAATCAGCGTCAAGATCGTCTTTTACGGACCTGGCTTGAGCGGCAAAACCACCAACCTGCAGGTTATCCATAGAAAGATCCCCATTGATTATCGAAGTGATATGGTTTCACTTGCCACCGAGACCGATAGAACGCTGTTCTTCGATTTTCTCCCGCTCGATTTGGGAAAAATCAAAGGTTTTTCGACAAAATTCCAGCTCTACACCGTTCCCGGCCAGGTGTATTACAACGCAACCCGCAAACTTGTTCTCCGCGGCGTGGACGGTGTTGTATTTGTCGTTGACAGCGCTCAAGATAAAATGCAGGAAAATCTTGAGAGTTTCCAGAACCTCCACGACAACCTGGCGGAATATGGGATCAAACAGGGAAGCATTCCGATAGTTGTTCAATACAACAAAAGGGACCTGCCGAACGCCATGCCTGTTGCGGCACTTGACAAATCAATCAATAAATTCGGTTATCCGTGGAACGAAGCGATTGCCAATCAGGGAAAAGGCGTCTTTGAGTCGCTTAAAATTATCGGCAAGATAGTCATTGACAATCTCAACAAAAAATATTCGAGACCTTCATTCGGTCAACCGCAGGAAGCCGCACCCAGGCCCATGCAGCAGCAGGCGGCGGCATCGACGCCAAGGCCCGCCGCAGCCGATCCCTTTTACGCGCCTCCGCCGCAGCGGCCGCAGCCCCAGCAGGCGAGACCGGTTGCTGCTCCGCCTCCACCGCCGCAGCGGCAGCAGCCGCAATATGCCGAGAATGCTTTCCCGGCACCGCCGCAACAGGCGCCACGGTTTCAGCAGCCACCGGTCCGTGCGCCGGCCGCTCCCCCACCGCAGCCTCGTCCTCAGCCAGTGCAGGATGAACAGTTCCGCAACGATTATTCCGATTACGGCGCCATCAACCTTGAACCCATGGGGCAACCGGCAGCGCCGTCGTTTGAACCGCCGCCCGCTAAGGCGGTGCAACAGCAATCGCCGCCGGCTGTTGACAAAACAGAACTCGACCTCGAAATTGAGAAATACCAGAGGGAAATCGAGGAAAAGCAGCGGCGCCTCCGTTCGCTGCAAAGTCCGCAGGCTCCCCAACAGGCCCAACAGCCGCAGCAGGGCGCGTTTCCCGCGCCGCAGCAGGGAAGCTACGACGTTTATGCCGCTCCGGCCACCGAAGAAATGCAATATCCTCCACAGCAGCAGGCGGACGTTCCCGAGGAACAGGCGGTGTCGGAGGAAGACCAGCCGATGTATTTCACGTCTGTCAACCCCGCCGACCGTCAGCGGAAGAAAATCAAGCGACCGGTGAACCCTAAAACAAAACCGCAGAACACGTTCCTTTCGAAATTTTTCAATAAAGAAAAACCCGAATGAGCGATGTAATTCTTTACAAGGAAGACATCGACCGGCTCAACACCATTCTGCAGTCTCTTGTAAGCGAGACAAAGCTACTTTCGGCGCTCCTGATCAACAAGGATACCCGCCTTCTCGCAAACCAGGGAACCCTCGCTATGTTCGATATGTCCGCGCTCGCGGCGCTTATCGTGGGCAGTTTTTCATCCACGCAGGCGATCGCGGGGCTTATTGGCGAACGCGAGTTCGGCACCATGACCCACACCGGGAAGTCAAAGAGCCTGCTCATTTCAACGGTCGACGACAATACGATCATCGCTACCGTGTTCGACCGTTCAACACCGCTCGCCGCGGTTTCGGCCTGCATCGAACGGCACACCGGCATGCTGCAACAGGCGCTCGCGGCCATCAACCGCAACATGGAAAACCTGTTTCAAGGGCCCGTTGCAATGCCATCTCTTTCCCAGGACGATGTGGAGCAGGGGTTCGATTCCTTTTTCGATCAGCAGCAGCCTGCTGGCCCTGCCGTGACCGCCGTCCCGGTTGCGGATCCACCTGCTCCCGAAC from Chitinivibrionales bacterium carries:
- a CDS encoding DUF4388 domain-containing protein, which produces MALRGSLREFELAEIFQLISRDAKTGQLILSHEGREAFVIFSQGAVVAAGNSDQNLQTLLSRYLKAVKRYSDDEVNELLTVCQGEMRLFSQELINRKYMTQEELVAFAQMGIEDLACSLFLWEDGNYRFDTLESIHEYIVAGVTFPVDAITMEAMRRTDEWKRIRQHIKPDTVFTPAQKVAPSAALAPLADPSAYILSFVNGTAKVSLICEKSIFLPYRVYETLFGLWQNSSIAPLAVKRAHAKAPGLEPVRKPAAEFAAATVSLIAILGWLLAIFAFSYIENAVLLRKAVAERQQAMADLPASQASQKIRIAALQYHTLQGSPPPKIKTLVSEGLITERDLYSHKTARLPSTPNK
- a CDS encoding ADP-ribosylation factor-like protein, with the protein product MASINYAIREISVKIVFYGPGLSGKTTNLQVIHRKIPIDYRSDMVSLATETDRTLFFDFLPLDLGKIKGFSTKFQLYTVPGQVYYNATRKLVLRGVDGVVFVVDSAQDKMQENLESFQNLHDNLAEYGIKQGSIPIVVQYNKRDLPNAMPVAALDKSINKFGYPWNEAIANQGKGVFESLKIIGKIVIDNLNKKYSRPSFGQPQEAAPRPMQQQAAASTPRPAAADPFYAPPPQRPQPQQARPVAAPPPPPQRQQPQYAENAFPAPPQQAPRFQQPPVRAPAAPPPQPRPQPVQDEQFRNDYSDYGAINLEPMGQPAAPSFEPPPAKAVQQQSPPAVDKTELDLEIEKYQREIEEKQRRLRSLQSPQAPQQAQQPQQGAFPAPQQGSYDVYAAPATEEMQYPPQQQADVPEEQAVSEEDQPMYFTSVNPADRQRKKIKRPVNPKTKPQNTFLSKFFNKEKPE
- a CDS encoding roadblock/LC7 domain-containing protein, which codes for MSDVILYKEDIDRLNTILQSLVSETKLLSALLINKDTRLLANQGTLAMFDMSALAALIVGSFSSTQAIAGLIGEREFGTMTHTGKSKSLLISTVDDNTIIATVFDRSTPLAAVSACIERHTGMLQQALAAINRNMENLFQGPVAMPSLSQDDVEQGFDSFFDQQQPAGPAVTAVPVADPPAPEPVKPRLHDSRRIVPPPPETKHIQYAAVPEQAPAGIPAEKAAEEVLVGQDQGNGLSRNAAMKKIPPPSNTEYLYFTSMNYLKNKAKEGAAFQKHKNEKGLFSRFFNRSK